CTAGTTAAGAGCCACTCTGAAACATGCTCCCAAAGTCCCTGACTGGCCACACACCTGGatttatttctagaaaataaacttgaaaaacTGAGAAGAGCAAGCAAGGAAGTAAAGGAGTGGATCCTCTGGCCTAACCCTAAAAAATAGAGATGAGACACAGTCAGGGAACAGTCTCAGACTTCACACTTTAGATAAGCATTAGTTGTCTGCCTGCATGGTCAATGAACTCTGTGTCTCATACTGTACAACAGATAACTCACCCAACAGATGAGCTATGACACAACAGCTTGAGCATTGACTGTATTGAGACTTTGGCACTCACAGAGACTTATCTGGCTGGGGTGGAAAGCATCAGCTGCTTCAGCCACTCCCCTCACAAAGGCTGAACACCCAGTACCCCCTGGAAGAAAAGTTACTACCAGTTCCATGCTTGACACTGGCAGGTGCAGAGGCACACCACCCTGATGTTATTCCCCCACAGAGAGATGAGGAGTTTCAGGGCAGGGCAAAAATACACCAGGAGAGCTGAGGGAAGATGTCTGCACATGGTCAGATCTAAGTGGTGTGCTGCATGCATTGGGTGACAGAGGAGAAAGTGCCTAATCCCCAGCTAAGCCTCTCCAAGTACAGCAGAGGGTCTTAAACATCATTCTAAGATATATTTTTGAGAGGGatccagctgcagggcagggcaagcACACAGAGATGGGAATAAGTTACCTTTGGGTTGCACTCAtggctttggtttgttttgtcaGTAGCAGAGAAGCCAGTACCATACAGCAATGTGATCATGCCCAGTCTCTTCAGCATCATCTGTTTCCTGGGCATTGTGGGGAACCTCATTGTCATCTACACCATTGTCAAGAAGAAGAAGCTGAGGTGCAAACAGACCGTGCCTGATATTTTCATCTTCAACCTCTCCATTGTGgatctcctcttcctcttggGCATGCCTTTCCTCATCCACCAGCTCCTAGGTAATGGCTCATGGTACTTTGGAGCTCCCCTGTGCACCATCATCACTGCTCTGGACACCAACAGTCAGATCACCAGCACCAACATCCTTACAGTGATGACACTGGACCGTTACCTGGCGACTGTCTACCCTCTCAAATCTACCTACATCAGGACCCCGTGTGTTGCAGCTCTAGTAATCTGCTTGGTGTGGCTCCTCTCCTTCCTGACCATCATTCCCGTGTGGATGTATGCAGGTCTTATGCCTCTGGAGGATGGGACAGTCCGCTGTGCTCTCTTGCTTCCCAACCCAGAGACTGATATCTACTGGTTCACACTCTATCAGTTCATGCTGGCATTCGCTGTGCCATTGATTGTGATCTGTGTGGTCTATTTTAAGATCCTCCAGCACATGGCTACCACTGTGGTCCCATTGCCCCAGAGGAGCCTTCGGGTACGTACTAAGAAAGTCACCCAAATGGCAGTTGccatctgctctgccttttttatttgctgGGCTCCCTTCTACATCCTCCAGCTGGTTCACCTTGGCATCGACACACCATCCATGGCCTTCTTCTATGCCTACAACTTTGCCATTAGCTTGGGTTATGCCAACAGTTGCCTCAACCCCTTCCTCTACATCGTCCTCAGCGAGAACTTCAAGCGCCAGTTCTTAGTGGCCATCCGCCCTGCAAAAGAGCCATGTCACAACAGCAGCTCTGTCAACAACAACAGCATGACAGAGGCCAGTGTTTGTCTAAAACTGGCACCAGAATCCACCCAACAGACTCAGTTTCTGGAGGACTTTTCCTCACGTTCACTGCCTGTGACTGTGGCTGTTCACTAGGATGCTCTCAAGTGACCACCACAGCAAAAAGCCTTCAAATCTCTAAGTGTGGAGAAGCAGCAACTTCAGGCAATTCTTGGTGAAGTGTATGAACTACAAGCTTCCACTTCCAAGAGTCCAGGTGCCTCCTGTTCTCATTGCAGGACTCTGCTCCTACGCTGCCACTGGCATACAAGGTGCTGCAGactgctgcttctttccacTCCTGCACAGGAGGGCTCCATCACACAAGGCACTACACACACCCCTCCCCAAAGAGGatggatgaaaaagaaaaaggacagaaaaataagatttcaaGAGAGAATGCTCACCCTGGAATAGTAAACCCTCCATCAACAACACTGCCCAGTGATTCCCTGACTCTTGTCCTGACCAGGATTCCTAGGCTGTGTGCCAACATAGAAGAACTCCTTCATTCAAAACCTGAACCTTTGAAACAAATGTCACATAAGAAACCTGACTCAAAAACTTTGATTTCTGTGCTCATATTGTAGAAGCAGACAAAGAGAAATCTCAAGGACAGAGGTCTCAGCTAGGTCTGCCACTTGGCCTTTTAGTCCAGCACTGTCTCCCTCCTGCATTGTTTGGCAACAAAGATGTTTTCACAAACTGTCTAATTTCAACATTGATCTTAAACATTTCAAGCAAAATCAGACAGATAACTGTTGCACTGCTTCGAGAGACTGCAGACAATTCTCAAAACTACTGATGCTAACATCAGCTCTGTGACTTTCCATACCAATGAGCCCATTTTTACACTGCTAGTTCCTGATGCTGCTCTTGTGCCTCACAGTCTGCATGGCCactggggagcagaggcagagggtTTAAACATGACTGAAAAACACGTGAAGATCTGCAAAGCAAGGCAACATGAAAAGGCAGCTCAGAGGAAGCAGAGTTGCCTATGTAGCTTCCTCAAAATAACAAATGCTTCACAAAGttaaaagagggaaaattgAATGCCTGTTTCTTGCGTGTGTTGCTTTAGCAGTCATAGATTAGAAAATAACTGCTGAGCAGTCTGGGCTACAAAGaccagagaaaagacagcacagatcAGCTAAGCACAGGGGATAAGACTGACAGAACCTGTGCAGGGCTCACAGGGGCCATGCAGGCATTGTTCAACACTTTGTAAGACGTGGAACTGGTTACTGTAGGTTAATTTAATATAAACAATTAAAACCATCAAACACCACAAAGAAGTTGTCACTTGCTTATGATTTCATGCTGCCAGCCACCCACAATACACCCAGAACAGAATTTCACCCTTACACAGCTACACAGCAAATGTGCCACCTGCCCAGGACTTCCCAAGCCACGTGCACAGGTACAACTGCACCTAAAGCTCTCACCCCACACTCAAAAGAATTTAAGTACAGGGAACACACAGCCATTCACTCACCTCAGGTGATCAAAGCAGGCTGGGGTACAACACCAAGGCTCTGGCAACACAGATGCAGTATTGTTTTTTGAGTCACAGAAGAAACCTCATAGCAGGGTCTCTCTATTTGCATTCCAGGCTCTGCAGTGcactcacagcagcagcaaacccaCCCCGTGGCTGTACAGTACCCTGTCAATTTTTTACCCCTGCTTCCCTTGGCAGTAAAGCCAGACATATACAGAGCTTTCAAGCTTTAAAATCTTCACCCGGTTTTAGCTGCCAGGAATTTTCACCTGTGCTGGTTTGCATGGAGCTGCTTTGCTCTTTGGTCAGCACTCTCCCTGAAGGGCTTGGGAGCAAAGGTCAAGGGAGATGTGTGCTGTGCCAAGCCACAGTAGCTCTGAGGACAAGGGGAGCTATTGTGTTACCTTTCTGCCATAAGGAAGTTAAGGGCTGGCATTCTGCTCTGTGAAAGGAAGTGGTAACACTTGAGTgggtttttcccctcctttAATAGCAGCAATGAGGAAATTACCAGGGAAGTGAAAACAGACTGAATTGCCAGGCCCCTCAGAGATCAGCACATTGAAGATATTATATTGCCTACAGGAAAGGTGTTCATGATTGAACCAGTCTGTTCCTACCTCAAGTGAGTCAGTCTTGTCCCAGTGTGGTGAAGCCATGTGCTAAAATCCATTGGGGCAGCATGGGCCAACCAAGAAGGGCAGGCAGCATAAGCTGGTGCAGCACTGGAAAAGGTCTTTGTAGGGTAGACCTTTGTCAGATCTCATCAGACTGAAGTCAAGGCACAGTACACAGGCATCTTTCCAGGCTGAAGTCCTTTTAGATCTCGTTTAAGTGACGGGGAAAGCCATGCTGAAGGGAACCTGGTCCCAACCCCAAGGCTACCTATTTAGTTGGCATCCCAGCAGAGGCACCTGTCCCTGCCCTTTCCCAGCACTCTGCAAAGCTCATGCTTTCCATTCCCTCATGTTCCTCCTGCCTGTCCTCAAGGGGTTTCCCATTTCAGATGTCAAAATGCTGGCTGTGAGGTCCCCTTCCTTTCTGTATATATCCATAAAAGCTGTGGCGGATGCACCTCAGGAAGACAATGATGTGGATATGTGTGGATGAGCTGGGAGGCTGGGAAGAGAGGCATGACAAAGGACCAGACAGCTTTTTGCCATCTTCCCGAAATCACCTCAAAGCACAGGGCAAGGTGAACAAAAGCCTGCCCTTTAAACCCAAACCTTTTGATCAAACACCTTCAGAGGTGTCCCCATAAGGACTTCCAGTAGATATACAGTCTCTGTGCACCTTGGTGTGACCTATTCAGAACATCCTAACCCCTTTCCCTATTTTTCAGAGCTGTCTTTGTTAAGTTGAAGAGTCTGTTGATGTTCTGGGTTGTATAAAGCTCTGTAGAGCTTTACCTCTTTGTCCATTCTGTTCTTTGTGTTCATTATGCGATCCCCCTGTCTCAGTGCCTCAGTTACTGTTTGCAGAGCCTGAATAAAAGACAACACTAAGTAGAAAAGGACAGGACTACTCATGCAGAGATAGGCAGCAAGGTCCATCTGAAAGATACAATGAGCAGGGCAGAGATAACAcaggctgtgtccctgcagtcCTGCCTCCCACACACAGCCTGCTCTCTTGCTTGAGATAAACTAAGGGAGATCCAGCTAAATAACCCAGGGCAAAACCACCCCCAACAAAGACTGATAGCAAGAAACTATTCCATCTAGTTGTTCAGATCAACAGCCTGCCATGCTGGATGAGATaaattccctctgctccttttgCCAGCACCTTTCCCTGTGTGTTTGTGAGCTGCCTCATCAGACAGCAGGAAGACAGATGGGTTCACTTTccaccccctcctcttcccctccttgtCCTTAGAGGTGTGACTGAAGCCACatgtcacagctctgctcttgaTAAACTCCCACCAGGGGCAGATGGCCCAGATCCTTTCACTCCTACTTTCCCAGGTAGCAGCAGGTCCCTCTTGGCTGGTCACTGCAGGATTCAGTCCCTGGCTCACCCTTTCCCGCTCTGAGATCCTCATGTCCACTGGGCAATAAACATAGCCCTGCCTTCCCCaaagccacagctctgccaagCTAGCCTGAAGGACAAGGGTGAGCTGAGGTCCCAAAAGCCTTGCCAGGCAGTGGGCTAGGTAGCATCCTTCTCCAGACACCCATCTCCACCTAAAGTCTCTGCACAGCCAAACCTGCCCAGGAGCAAACTGCAGCTGTGATGGAGAGTGAGCACCatgctgggaggagggaaaggtgGGTGACTCACTGGGCCCTGGGACACAGCCAGAACCTGACTAATCAGGTTTCATCAATTTTCCCGAGCTCCTAATTGGACAAATTTTATTCAGCAGGCTGAGGAGAGGAACCACACTGCTGGTAGAGATGTTCCCATCCCAAATGCTTTAAATTAGCCCACCTGACAGATGCAGGGACCACACAGCAATGCCCTTTCTTGCTCACCTTCTGTTAACAAAGCAACGGGGCTAATCCCTTACACACCCAGCAGCTTTTCCactccccccatccctgctgcgGGGCTGTGGAAGGCGCAGCACACAGGAAAGTCTCATCAGCATTAGAAAAGTAAAGGGAGGAGAGATGCATCATCTACAGCCTCCACGGGACGGCTCCTCCAGCAGATGGGGCCCTTCAGTGCCTCCAAGGCAACAAATGAtgtattttaaagctgtatttACAGGGATGCACTTGAACAGGGAACTCACTGCACCACTGGGGGAAAACCTTTGTTGAGAGGTGTAGACACTGATTCCAGGAGGGTAAGAGAGATGATACCTGCTCTCTTGGAGCCTTTGTGTCCTACCCATGTCTTGTTTGGAAAATACCTTCTATAATTGTACAGAACTCAGTTGGTCCTTTCACAGTACAGTGGTGTTGGCTTGTGGAAATCATCACTCCTGACTTCCCAGTCTgggtgaggggagagcagcagcactggcttCTCCTGAAGGGTAGAGCTGGGCTTCAGCAACTGCAAAGTTACATTTCAGAACAGAGTTCAGTATGAGACATGGTGGTGCAGAGAGTGGTGCTTTCATAAGCACTTCTGGGTGTGCTGAGAACAGGAATGTTAGAAAAGCCTCCAGGGTTGTCAGCTCAGGACTTTTCACCATTTCTAAATGCTGCTGGAGCAATACCAACATTCCCTAGGGTCGAGCCTCTGTACAAACGATTC
Above is a genomic segment from Heliangelus exortis chromosome 20, bHelExo1.hap1, whole genome shotgun sequence containing:
- the MCHR1 gene encoding melanin-concentrating hormone receptor 1 gives rise to the protein MLSDDVAGGVSCSLMSVPAPGSAGREWASGAQRSLSCSPAAGGLPHREKRGGPPLNHPVSAANPPRELHQLSPSLVPGLSAMAPANSSRNFSAPEARNGSVAEKPVPYSNVIMPSLFSIICFLGIVGNLIVIYTIVKKKKLRCKQTVPDIFIFNLSIVDLLFLLGMPFLIHQLLGNGSWYFGAPLCTIITALDTNSQITSTNILTVMTLDRYLATVYPLKSTYIRTPCVAALVICLVWLLSFLTIIPVWMYAGLMPLEDGTVRCALLLPNPETDIYWFTLYQFMLAFAVPLIVICVVYFKILQHMATTVVPLPQRSLRVRTKKVTQMAVAICSAFFICWAPFYILQLVHLGIDTPSMAFFYAYNFAISLGYANSCLNPFLYIVLSENFKRQFLVAIRPAKEPCHNSSSVNNNSMTEASVCLKLAPESTQQTQFLEDFSSRSLPVTVAVH